From Herbiconiux flava, one genomic window encodes:
- a CDS encoding TetR/AcrR family transcriptional regulator yields the protein MTIESPSAPPGLRERKKRETARAIEVAAVELAAEQSLGEATIEAISARADVTSRTFFNYYASKEDAVLGVSRAFPRSQFLELTQRPGRSIVETLLDGVVQELGSIELGTTDFQAKKRHVLLENPHLLARDFQTMGDIEAELVAVTRRLLDEEGVVAPGERDDRAWAVVTLMGAVLRLAMQRWSRDSGSGAPVADHITIAFRTLRAVARDA from the coding sequence ATGACGATCGAATCCCCGTCGGCTCCGCCCGGGCTGCGCGAGCGCAAGAAGCGCGAGACCGCGCGGGCCATCGAGGTGGCGGCGGTCGAGCTGGCCGCCGAGCAGTCGCTCGGCGAGGCGACGATCGAGGCCATCAGCGCCCGGGCCGACGTCACCAGCCGCACCTTCTTCAACTATTACGCGAGCAAGGAGGACGCGGTGCTCGGCGTCTCGCGCGCCTTTCCCCGCTCGCAGTTCCTCGAGCTGACGCAGCGGCCCGGCCGCTCGATCGTCGAGACGCTGCTCGACGGCGTGGTGCAGGAGCTCGGCTCGATCGAGCTCGGCACGACCGACTTCCAGGCCAAGAAGCGGCACGTGCTGCTCGAGAACCCGCACCTGCTCGCCCGCGACTTCCAGACCATGGGCGACATCGAGGCCGAGCTCGTCGCGGTCACCCGCCGGCTGCTCGACGAGGAGGGCGTCGTGGCGCCCGGCGAGCGCGACGACCGCGCGTGGGCCGTGGTCACGCTGATGGGCGCGGTGCTCCGGCTCGCAATGCAGCGCTGGAGCCGCGACTCCGGCTCGGGCGCCCCCGTCGCCGACCACATAACCATCGCCTTCCGCACCCTGCGCGCGGTCGCCCGCGACGCCTGA
- a CDS encoding MDR family MFS transporter, translated as MTANPDVNGAAVSASGTSAPDPAESTGLTKRRVNLIFAALLVAMLLSALDQTILGTALPTIVGELDGVNHMLWVATAYILASTIVMPVYGKVGDLIGRKSLFVIALSIFVFGSAIGGFAMSMEWLIAGRFIQGLGGGGLMILSQAIIADVIPARDRGKYMGFIGAVFGLSSVAGPLLGGLFTDTLSWRYAFWINVPLGIAAIVAAVALIKLPKLNRAARPKIDVAGMITLAIAASALVLTASWGGTEYEWNSPEIIGLIIATVVAAVAFVLIERRSSEPVIPMSLFANRNFTLTTLGGLAIGISMFGAIGYMPTFLQIVNNVNATVSGFMLLPMLAGLLVTGIGGGFLISRTGRYKWMPIVGSLVVAGALVLFSTMRADTPLGLVLVYLAILGLGIGLAMQVLVLIVQNSVPHSMVGTATAGNNFFREIGASLGSAVVGSLFVARLTDQLASSAAQLGGGGGALPTDTNALTPAAINALPPEVHTIIVEAYSNALSPVYLYLVPLMLVAALLLCFVKEIPLETTVVRPEA; from the coding sequence ATGACCGCCAACCCCGACGTGAACGGCGCCGCCGTCTCCGCCTCCGGAACCTCCGCCCCCGACCCGGCCGAGTCCACCGGCCTCACCAAGCGCCGCGTCAACCTGATCTTCGCCGCGCTGCTCGTCGCCATGCTGCTCTCGGCGCTCGACCAGACCATCCTGGGCACCGCGCTGCCGACCATCGTCGGCGAGCTCGACGGCGTCAACCACATGCTCTGGGTGGCGACCGCGTACATCCTCGCCTCGACCATCGTGATGCCGGTCTACGGCAAGGTCGGCGACCTGATCGGCCGCAAGTCGCTCTTCGTCATCGCGCTCAGCATCTTCGTCTTCGGCTCCGCGATCGGCGGTTTCGCCATGTCGATGGAGTGGCTGATCGCCGGCCGGTTCATCCAGGGCCTCGGTGGCGGCGGATTGATGATCCTCTCGCAGGCGATCATCGCCGACGTCATCCCCGCCCGCGACCGCGGCAAGTACATGGGCTTCATCGGCGCCGTCTTCGGCCTCTCCTCGGTCGCCGGCCCCCTCCTCGGCGGCCTGTTCACCGACACCCTCAGCTGGCGCTACGCCTTCTGGATCAACGTGCCCCTCGGCATCGCCGCCATCGTCGCCGCCGTGGCGCTGATCAAGCTGCCGAAGCTGAACCGCGCCGCCCGCCCGAAGATCGACGTCGCCGGGATGATCACCCTCGCGATCGCCGCGTCGGCGCTGGTGCTCACCGCGTCCTGGGGCGGCACCGAGTACGAATGGAACTCCCCCGAGATCATCGGCCTGATCATCGCGACTGTCGTCGCGGCGGTCGCCTTCGTGCTGATCGAGCGGAGGAGCTCCGAGCCGGTCATCCCGATGTCGCTGTTCGCCAACCGCAACTTCACCCTCACCACCCTCGGCGGCCTCGCGATCGGCATCTCGATGTTCGGCGCCATCGGCTACATGCCGACGTTCCTGCAGATCGTGAACAACGTCAACGCGACCGTCTCGGGCTTCATGCTCCTGCCGATGCTCGCGGGCCTCCTCGTCACCGGCATCGGCGGCGGCTTCCTGATCTCCAGGACGGGCCGCTACAAGTGGATGCCCATCGTGGGCTCCCTCGTCGTCGCCGGCGCCCTGGTGCTGTTCTCGACCATGCGCGCCGACACCCCGCTCGGCCTGGTGCTGGTGTACCTCGCGATCCTCGGCCTCGGCATCGGACTCGCGATGCAGGTGCTCGTGCTGATCGTGCAGAACTCGGTGCCGCACTCGATGGTCGGAACGGCCACCGCGGGCAACAACTTCTTCCGCGAGATCGGCGCCTCGCTCGGTTCCGCCGTCGTCGGCTCGCTCTTCGTCGCCCGCCTGACCGACCAGCTCGCCTCCTCGGCGGCTCAGCTCGGCGGCGGAGGCGGCGCCCTGCCGACCGACACCAACGCCCTCACCCCGGCCGCCATCAACGCGCTGCCGCCCGAGGTGCACACGATCATCGTCGAGGCGTACTCGAACGCGCTCAGCCCCGTGTACCTCTACCTGGTGCCGCTGATGCTCGTGGCGGCCCTCCTCCTCTGCTTCGTCAAGGAGATCCCCCTCGAAACCACGGTCGTCCGCCCCGAGGCGTAG